In Vitis riparia cultivar Riparia Gloire de Montpellier isolate 1030 chromosome 19, EGFV_Vit.rip_1.0, whole genome shotgun sequence, the following proteins share a genomic window:
- the LOC117909225 gene encoding putative anthocyanidin reductase has protein sequence MENGSERKVEGKREEKMRFCVTGATGYIGSWLVNTLLQRGYMVHATLRDPEKAAHLLPLWSGCDRLRLFKADLLNEGSFDEAVKGCNGVYHVAASMEFNVMATENIEAYVQSNIIDPAIKGTLNLLKACLKSETVERVVFTSSISTITAKDSLGRWRAVVDESCQTPIDHVWKTRAGGWVYVLSKLLTEEAAFQFAKEKGIDLVSVITTTVGGPFITSSVPSSIRVLLSPITGEPEFFSILSAVNSRMGSLALVHIEDICNAHIFLMEQAKAEGRYICGVQSYQMSELINHLAKVYPCSNIQRLVEEECGSAPSEICSKKLNDLGFNYKYGLEDIIQQTINCCLDHGFLPQIRR, from the exons atggAAAATGGTTCAGAGAGGAAGGTGGAGGGGAAAAGAGAGGAGAAAATGAGGTTTTGTGTGACTGGTGCAACCGGGTATATCGGATCTTGGCTTGTCAACACTCTCCTTCAAAGAGGCTACATGGTTCATGCCACTCTCCGTGATCCTG AGAAGGCTGCACATCTTTTACCCTTATGGAGCGGCTGTGACCGATTGAGATTGTTCAAAGCTGATTTGCTGAACGAAGGGAGCTTTGATGAGGCCGTAAAGGGCTGCAATGGTGTATATCATGTTGCAGCTTCAATGGAATTCAACGTCATGGCCACAGAGAATATTG AGGCTTACGTTCAATCAAATATCATCGACCCTGCAATCAAAGGAACATTGAATCTTCTCAAAGCCTGCCTAAAATCAGAAACTGTAGAGAGGGTTGTGTTCACATCTTCTATCAGCACCATCACAGCCAAGGACAGCTTAGGAAGATGGAGAGCTGTAGTTGATGAATCATGCCAGACCCCCATTGATCATGTCTGGAAGACGAGAGCGGGTGGTTGG GTTTATGTGCTCTCAAAGCTTCTGACAGAGGAAGCTGCATTCCAGTTTGCAAAGGAGAAGGGCATTGATCTTGTGTCGGTAATAACAACTACTGTTGGTGGTCCATTTATCACTTCCTCTGTTCCATCAAGCATTCGAGTTCTCTTGTCGCCAATAACAG GTGAACCCGAGTTTTTTTCCATATTATCTGCTGTGAATTCCAGAATGGGGTCATTGGCTTTAGTTCACATAGAGGATATATGCAATGCCCATATATTCTTGATGGAGCAGGCTAAAGCAGAAGGTCGATACATATGTGGTGTTCAAAGTTATCAAATGTCTGAATTGATCAATCATCTGGCTAAAGTGTACCCTTGCTCAAATATTCAAAG GTTGGTGGAGGAAGAATGTGGTTCAGCGCCTTCTGAAATTTGCTCTAAGAAGTTAAATGATTTGGGCTTCAACTACAAGTACGGCTTAGAAGACATTATCCAACAGACAATTAATTGTTGTTTAGATCATGGATTTCTACCTCAGATTAGAAG ATGA
- the LOC117909224 gene encoding LOW QUALITY PROTEIN: uncharacterized protein LOC117909224 (The sequence of the model RefSeq protein was modified relative to this genomic sequence to represent the inferred CDS: inserted 1 base in 1 codon; deleted 1 base in 1 codon), with product MPTVWLSLRRSLHCKSEPSDVHDPKARRQLSTILTKKPCRSGCSRSIANLKDVIHGSKRHMEKPPSCSPRSIGSSEFLNPITHEVILSNSRCELKITGFGGFQEGGGGGGVVVVVVWGVGTGGGSTFVGTLRPGTPGPGGHPTMHYFKSPSTPPRKSPFLLSDREGSGFGGSAIFGGGSGAIHSNNRASLDTDSNGASAVTCHKCGEQFSKWEAVETHHLSKHAVTELVEGDSSRKIVEIICRTSWLKSENHCGRIERVLKVHNMQKTLGRFEEYREMVKTKASKLPKKHPRCLADGNELLRFYGTTMTCALGVNGSSNLCISDKCCVCRIIRHGFSAKKELKGGIGVFTTSTSGRAFESIGVYDEDPSIRKALIVCRVIAGRVHRPLENIQDMAGQSGFDSLAGKVGLYSNXEELYLLNPRALLPCFVVICKP from the exons ATGCCAACAGTTTGGCTTTCCCTGAGGAGATCTCTGCATTGCAAATCAGAGCCATCAGATGTCCATGATCCAAAGGCCAGGAGACAACTGAGCACAATCTTGACTAAAAAACCATGCAGGTCTGGTTGTTCAAGGTCTATAGCAAATCTGAAAGATGTCATACATGGAAGTAAGAGACACATGGAGAAGCCACCAAGTTGCAGCCCAAGATCTATTGGGAGCAGTGAATTTCTAAACCCAATAACCCATGAAGTGATTCTCAGCAATTCAAGGTGTGAGCTTAAAATCACTGGTTTTGGTGGTTTCCAAGAaggcggtggtggtggtggtgtggtggtggtggtggtg tggggtgTTGGGACTGGTGGTGGCTCAACCTTTGTGGGTACTTTAAGACCTGGTACACCTGGCCCTGGAGGCCACCCTACAATGCACTATTTCAAGAGCCCATCAACTCCTCCAAGAAAGTCCCCTTTTCTTTTATCAGATAGAGAAGGGTCTGGATTTGGGGGTTCTGCCATTTTTGGGGGTGGAAGTGGAGCTATTCATTCAAACAATAGGGCTTCCCTTGACACAGATTCTAATGGGGCTTCAGCAGTCACATGCCATAAGTGTGGTGAGCAGTTTAGCAAGTGGGAAGCTGTTGAAACTCATCATCTCTCTAAGCATGCAG TTACTGAACTTGTGGAAGGCGACTCATCAAGGAAAATCGTTGAAATAATATGCCGTACAAGTTGGTTGAAATCTGAGAATCATTGTGGCAGAATTGAGAGGGTGCTGAAGGTTCACAACATGCAGAAGACTCTTGGTCGATTTGAAGAATATAGGGAAATGGTGAAGACAAAAGCCAGCAAACTCCCCAAGAAACATCCACGCTGCCTAGCCGATGGGAATGAGCTCCTGAGGTTCTATGGCACAACCATGACTTGTGCGCTTGGGGTTAATGGTTCCTCCAATCTCTGCATATCAGATAAATGCTGTGTTTGTAGAATTATAAGACATGGGTTCTCTGCTAAGAAGGAGCTCAAGGGTGGGATAGGGGTTTTCACCACTTCCACAAGTGGGAGAGCTTTTGAATCTATAGGAGTCTATGACGAAGATCCATCTATAAGGAAGGCATTGATAGTTTGCAGAGTGATTGCTGGAAGGGTTCATAGGCCCCTGGAGAACATTCAAGACATGGCTGGCCAATCCGGGTTTGATTCATTGGCTGGAAAAGTGGGTCTATATTCAA TTGAGGAGCTCTATTTGCTGAATCCTAGAGCCCTCCTTCCTTGCTTTGTGGTAATCTGCAAAccttga
- the LOC117909436 gene encoding uncharacterized protein LOC117909436: protein MAKICAFVCFSVLVMDAAAGILGIEAQLALNKVKHRRMWVYECKGSYEAFKLGLLASVLLALAHLVANVLGGCMCIFLADQLDKSRTNRHLSFAFLIFSWITMAIGFPTLIIGMLENYKTTSSCAILHHPFLSTGGILCFIHSLFCLGFYISVITAPGKGKIDTSDQKGLDL from the exons atggcaaaaataTGCGCCTTTGTATGTTTTTCGGTCCTAGTAATGGATGCTGCTGCTGGGATTCTAGGCATTGAAGCACAACTTGCCCTAAACAAG GTGAAACATAGGAGGATGTGGGTATATGAGTGCAAAGGGAGCTATGAAGCTTTCAAGCTTGGATTGCTTGCGTCTGTGCTGCTGGCTCTAGCCCACCTTGTAGCCAACGTGCTCGGTGGCTGCATGTGCATTTTCTTGGCAGATCAGCTAGACAAATCAAGAACTAATAGGCATTTATCATTTGCTTTCCTCATTTTCTCATG GATTACAATGGCGATCGGGTTCCCCACATTGATCATAGGGATGTTAGAGAACTACAAAACAACAAGTTCATGCGCCATTTTACACCATCCTTTCCTATCCACCGGCGGGATATTATGCTTCATTCACAGCCTCTTCTGCCTCGGCTTTTATATTTCAGTCATCACTGCACCTGGAAAAGGGAAGATTGATACAAGCGATCAGAAAGGCCTGGATCTTTAA